The DNA segment ATATCAGCAGAAGATAACGTTATTAATTTtccatataataaataaatttctTACTTTTGTAGTTTTATTGAAATTTCAGCATCTACAAAGCGGAACCACGAATGGATTTCTGGTGTTGTTGGTGTTGGAGGAACCGGAAATGATCAAATTCACCGGCAATCTTCGGATTCACCTGTACGGCTGGCTTCACCTGCGCCGGCGGCTCCTCCTTCACCTTCATCATCCAACGTGTCAGTTAGAAAAAAGATGGTTTGTGTTCTAAATAAACTGTTAAATCAACAggctttttttaaaaaaatatctcTGATTTATAATTATTAACTTTTTTGCTGCAGAAAGCGAGTGGAGGAGGATCGAAACCGAGACCACCAAAATCGTCATCAAAGTCGTCATCTTCTAATCCTGAGGAGCTTGAAATCGAGATTGCTGAGGTTTTATATGGTCTCATGACTCAGTCACAAGCTCCCAAGAAAGAAATTCCATCCAATGATTCTAATAAGTTAAGTAGTGACACCAAATCTAGAGTTTCATCTCCTATCTCAAACTCAGCTGCTCTACCGCAAAATTCAACATCTTTGTCAACTGTTGGTAGGATTGATTGATTTATCTTTCATTTAAATCTTTTCATGTTGTTCCTGTCTGTAATCGATTATAATGTTTGGTTTTAATGACTTTACAGCACCAAAGAGGAAGAGACCACGGCAAGTATTGGAAAATCCGGTTTCTTCTTCAATTAAAACCGAGATTGATCATCATCAGCAGCAGCGTCACCAGTCTCCGAAGACGGATATTTCTTCTCCTTATTTGGAAAACAGTAGCCCAGCATCTGCTGCTGTTGGTGAGAATGGTCTTTCTTCCTTTGGTTTCACCACTTTGCCGAGTCAGAAGGCGGCTAATTCGTCCCAATCATCGGAACCACCGGTGCCGGTGCCACAGCCGCCGGCGGAAGAAGAGAGGAAATGTGGTGCGGGTGCGGTGTTGACTAAAGAAGAGGTTGAGAAGGAATCTCTTTTGGTCAAGTTAAATGATGGAAATAGTAAAGTTGAAGCTGTGATTACGACAGCTGCATCTTCTACAGTGGCCAATCTGTGAGTAAATTTAGGGATCTGATGCTTTAATTGTGTTTGGTGTGGTGTATTTATTTTACCAAATGATTATCTTCATCCTGCCTTTTGAAGGTCTATTGAATGATTCTGTTTATTTTTGCAGAAAACTGGCTAATCCAGAGAGTCagagtaaaaaagatgaaaagtttgaAATAGATCTGATGGTGAGACACATATCAAGCTCTGGTTTTAAGATTTCGGTATGTTGTGTTCTTATGGGATTCTTTCTACTTCCAATTTTAGGCTCCACCTCCTCAACAAAGAACATCTCACGGAAGTGATGGCCGCGATATTGATCTTTCTGATCACAAGGAGGTGGCAATCCAGGTGATGATGCAACTTTTCTTGTGTTTTTCTAATAGGCTTGACCTTATCTTCTGGTTACATTTAGATCTGAGTTTTTTTCTCTCTTGATTAAAGTTGCAGGAAACAAGCAAAATCAGGGAAGATGAAAAGCTCAGGAAGAGTGACATCAATGAGCAGAAAGTGGGGGTTATCCAAGAAACCGGAGAATCATCAAAGCAAGGCATTAATGAAGAAATTAATATCCAACTGAACATTGATTTGAAAAAACCGAACAAGGGTAGTGCGAGTATGGTAAGTGGTAGCAGTAATCCATCGCTGCATCAAGCTCTTAAACATCCACAATTATCAGCTAAATCTGAAACCCACTCCGAAAAGACAGGTAATTTACTGTCAGAAATTTTATATCTACCATATACTCCAAATTTTCAAATCATCTTGATGCTTTATGTTGCATTCACAGCTCAATCCAGTGCTATGCCTATGCCAATGTCTGTGCCGAACTGGCCTCCAGTGGGGTAAGCTTTAAAAAGTCCATTTTTTTTCTACTTAACATATTAAAGACCAAGTCTTGATTATAGAACAATTAGCAGGTATGTGGCGCCTTTGCAGGGGGTCATATCCATGGATGGGAACACAATGGCTTCAGCACCGTTTCAGGTACCGTGCCATATTTTTATTGCTGTGTTACTATGTTTTTATGATAATCTTATTGGATGCTAAATGATGCTTTTATTACAGCCAATATTAACACATCCAAGGCCAAAAAGGTGTGCGACACACTGCTACATTGCAAGGAACATTCACTGCAATCAGCAATTCATGAAGATGAACCCATTTTGGCCAGCTGCATCGGGATCTGCCACCCCCATGTTTGGGGCCAAACCTTGCAATCTGAATGTCATGCCTTCTACTGAGCTACATGCAAACATTCCACAGTCGATACAAGACAAGGGTCAGGCAGTCGGCATCCTCCCAGGTTACACCACTGGAAAAGACACCAAATCTTCCCAACCTGCAACCATCACTGACCCTGCCCAGAGAAAACAACAGGTTTTGCTTCAGCAAACAATGCCGTCAGTCGCTCCCAATAATATACTTGTATGTTGTTCCGCTTTCACTGTCTTGAAGATTTTACAGATTACAAGTACAATGTGCGGGGTTGGAAAattttgatttgttttgtttgtgttTATTTTGCAGCATGGGCCCGCTTTCATCTTCCCCTTCAACCAGCAACAAGCAGTGGCAGCGGCTTCTGCTTCCGTACGTCCGGGTCCTTCTAAGCTTAcaaccagcacagcagcaggTGGTTTGGGTGCTGCTTCAGGTGCCGCCAATTCAGCCACAGTGACTTCTTCGACTACAGCAGTTGCGCCTGCATTGAGCTTCAATTACCCGAATATCAATGCCAATGAAACCCAGTACTTGGCGATTTTGCAGAACAATCCCTACTCTTTCCCAATGCCTGCAGTAGGAGCCCCTCCAAATTACAGACCCAGCCCTCATGCCCAAGCGATGCCTCTGTTCAATGGCTCGTTCTATTCCTCACAGATGATACACCCGTCTCAAGTTCCACAACAACCCCAGCAAGCCACTCCACCAACTCAAGCTCAAAATCATCACCCCTCTCAGTCCCAGCAAACCCACCAGAACAGTAGTGGTTCTACATCCTCTTCACAGAAACATTTGCAAGCTCAACAGCGGCCGCAAGGTATTGTTGCTCCTGCTGCAAGTGGCAGTGGAAATATTGGGAGTTTGCACAACAGCTATCATGCTGCTGCCCATAAAAGCCGATCACAACAATcttctcagcagcagcagcagaacCCACACATGAACCCTGCACTACAAGTACGGCACCTTGAAAATGAGGTGACTGGTGGTGAGGATAGCCCTTCAACTGCTGATAGTAGAGTTTCGCGGGCAGCAAACACAATGAGTGTTTACAGCCATAATTTTTCCATGTCGGGTCGTTCTAAAGCCTTCCCTCAGATGGACCACCCTAACGGTGCACTGACCAAGGCGGCTGGCGCGGCTAGTGCCAACTCAAGTGATAAGAAACAACAGCAACAGCAGTCACAACAGCAGGGATTAAAAAGGGGTGGTGTTGAATCATCTCTTCCACCTCAGGCTTTTGCAATGTCTTTTGCTGCTCCTATGAATGGCACCACTGGTAACATATCTTCTATGGCTCAAAACCATGCCATTTTCCAAAGCTTGCCGGAATCATTACGACAAAGTTATATGATGGCAGCACCTACGGCAGCAGCCCACCAATCTCAACAGAAGGATTTTAGAATATCTGAAGAGGCTGCTAGAACCGGTCATGATTCTTCCAATGCTGACGAGGACAGAAAGGTCAGTTCAGGGTTGACCGCAAAATCCGGTCAGTCTATTGCATTTTCTAGACCAGATCTTGTTGCAGACGCCTCTGGTTCTAATAATCGGTCATCTCGATCTCCTATGTCATCCTCTATGGGAGCAGCTGCTCAGTCT comes from the Helianthus annuus cultivar XRQ/B chromosome 4, HanXRQr2.0-SUNRISE, whole genome shotgun sequence genome and includes:
- the LOC110936826 gene encoding protein TIME FOR COFFEE isoform X6, with the translated sequence MDRNREGRRATNLAALPNGLSSSRRRHRSSSLRDSPDEEGGAEVHESGRLRDRGVVKKDRGERDRERERERDRDRERERSSRSKRRRENRMIHHHTTTGSNRDDGDDTTSESVNEEEEDDDDGGGLRMLHQPPVNQSTAAVSTSNHHNHNSSSSHPQQIHHRKSFPSGNKVFRAAPAAAPPAWKAADEMIGVSVPRKARSASTKRNHEWISGVVGVGGTGNDQIHRQSSDSPVRLASPAPAAPPSPSSSNVSVRKKMKASGGGSKPRPPKSSSKSSSSNPEELEIEIAEVLYGLMTQSQAPKKEIPSNDSNKLSSDTKSRVSSPISNSAALPQNSTSLSTVAPKRKRPRQVLENPVSSSIKTEIDHHQQQRHQSPKTDISSPYLENSSPASAAVGENGLSSFGFTTLPSQKAANSSQSSEPPVPVPQPPAEEERKCGAGAVLTKEEVEKESLLVKLNDGNSKVEAVITTAASSTVANLKLANPESQSKKDEKFEIDLMAPPPQQRTSHGSDGRDIDLSDHKEVAIQLQETSKIREDEKLRKSDINEQKVGVIQETGESSKQGINEEINIQLNIDLKKPNKGSASMVSGSSNPSLHQALKHPQLSAKSETHSEKTAQSSAMPMPMSVPNWPPVGYVAPLQGVISMDGNTMASAPFQPILTHPRPKRCATHCYIARNIHCNQQFMKMNPFWPAASGSATPMFGAKPCNLNVMPSTELHANIPQSIQDKGQAVGILPGYTTGKDTKSSQPATITDPAQRKQQVLLQQTMPSVAPNNILHGPAFIFPFNQQQAVAAASASVRPGPSKLTTSTAAGGLGAASGAANSATVTSSTTAVAPALSFNYPNINANETQYLAILQNNPYSFPMPAVGAPPNYRPSPHAQAMPLFNGSFYSSQMIHPSQVPQQPQQATPPTQAQNHHPSQSQQTHQNSSGSTSSSQKHLQAQQRPQGIVAPAASGSGNIGSLHNSYHAAAHKSRSQQSSQQQQQNPHMNPALQVRHLENEVTGGEDSPSTADSRVSRAANTMSVYSHNFSMSGRSKAFPQMDHPNGALTKAAGAASANSSDKKQQQQQSQQQGLKRGGVESSLPPQAFAMSFAAPMNGTTGNISSMAQNHAIFQSLPESLRQSYMMAAPTAAAHQSQQKDFRISEEAARTGHDSSNADEDRKVSSGLTAKSGQSIAFSRPDLVADASGSNNRSSRSPMSSSMGAAAQSSHPLSAHYQPQQHALQLQKQQQQNQNMNNARAKNQASSNGSAYPEHLITSSSSMTAKFPNSISSFPLQTSNTSSSPVQSPQWRNPARGPTTSQVPSSLASATTTSSLKNNLHQSQQQSSRSHPHPHQQSHTQISFGTTTSQKPLSTASVQMQNQNPSSNSGNQSPSPPMLVGSPTASISKGVGGGTSQGSSLSSSQPAKNSPVVVTQRSSPGILGNPNSSNSTKSQQQLQQKQTLHQQKVQAMMMYGQPYMQVQQQAQAQAQQHAASSMSQAQMMMYTHPIRLQQQQQQQQQQQSSSQQSSSTAMLSLCPPVTHASTTTSDPAKAIAAATSMMNHPQYGAAAAQSSMPAGFPQYVHNSPAAAAVQVKPAEQKQPAA
- the LOC110936826 gene encoding protein TIME FOR COFFEE isoform X4 translates to MDRNREGRRATNLAALPNGLSSSRRRHRSSSLRDSPDEEGGAEVHESGRLRDRGVVKKDRGERDRERERERDRDRERERSSRSKRRRENRMIHHHTTTGSNRDDGDDTTSESVNEEEEDDDDGGGLRMLHQPPVNQSTAAVSTSNHHNHNSSSSHPQQIHHRKSFPSGNKVFRAAPAAAPPAWKAADEMIGVSVPRKARSASTKRNHEWISGVVGVGGTGNDQIHRQSSDSPVRLASPAPAAPPSPSSSNVSVRKKMKASGGGSKPRPPKSSSKSSSSNPEELEIEIAEVLYGLMTQSQAPKKEIPSNDSNKLSSDTKSRVSSPISNSAALPQNSTSLSTVAPKRKRPRQVLENPVSSSIKTEIDHHQQQRHQSPKTDISSPYLENSSPASAAVGENGLSSFGFTTLPSQKAANSSQSSEPPVPVPQPPAEEERKCGAGAVLTKEEVEKESLLVKLNDGNSKVEAVITTAASSTVANLKLANPESQSKKDEKFEIDLMAPPPQQRTSHGSDGRDIDLSDHKEVAIQETSKIREDEKLRKSDINEQKVGVIQETGESSKQGINEEINIQLNIDLKKPNKGSASMVSGSSNPSLHQALKHPQLSAKSETHSEKTAQSSAMPMPMSVPNWPPVGYVAPLQGVISMDGNTMASAPFQPILTHPRPKRCATHCYIARNIHCNQQFMKMNPFWPAASGSATPMFGAKPCNLNVMPSTELHANIPQSIQDKGQAVGILPGYTTGKDTKSSQPATITDPAQRKQQVLLQQTMPSVAPNNILHGPAFIFPFNQQQAVAAASASVRPGPSKLTTSTAAGGLGAASGAANSATVTSSTTAVAPALSFNYPNINANETQYLAILQNNPYSFPMPAVGAPPNYRPSPHAQAMPLFNGSFYSSQMIHPSQVPQQPQQATPPTQAQNHHPSQSQQTHQNSSGSTSSSQKHLQAQQRPQGIVAPAASGSGNIGSLHNSYHAAAHKSRSQQSSQQQQQNPHMNPALQVRHLENEVTGGEDSPSTADSRVSRAANTMSVYSHNFSMSGRSKAFPQMDHPNGALTKAAGAASANSSDKKQQQQQSQQQGLKRGGVESSLPPQAFAMSFAAPMNGTTGNISSMAQNHAIFQSLPESLRQSYMMAAPTAAAHQSQQKDFRISEEAARTGHDSSNADEDRKVSSGLTAKSGQSIAFSRPDLVADASGSNNRSSRSPMSSSMGAAAQSSHPLSAHYQPQQHALQLQKQQQQNQNMNNARAKNQASSNGSAYPEHLITSSSSMTAKFPNSISSFPLQTSNTSSSPVQSPQWRNPARGPTTSQVPSSLASATTTSSLKNNLHQSQQQSSRSHPHPHQQSHTQISFGTTTSQKPLSTASVQMQNQNPSSNSGNQSPSPPMLVGSPTASISKGVGGGTSQGSSLSSSQPAKNSPVVVTQRSSPGILGNPNSSNSTKSQQQLQQKQTLHQQKVQAMMMYGQPYMQVQQQAQAQAQQHAASSMSQAQMMMYTHPIRLQQQQQQQQQQQSSSQQSSSTAMLSLCPPVTHASTTTSDPAKAIAAATSMMNHPQYGAAAAQSSMPAGFPQYVHNSPAAAAVQVKPAEQKQPAGNDNLRVSQPEKK
- the LOC110936826 gene encoding protein TIME FOR COFFEE isoform X8, producing the protein MDRNREGRRATNLAALPNGLSSSRRRHRSSSLRDSPDEEGGAEVHESGRLRDRGVVKKDRGERDRERERERDRDRERERSSRSKRRRENRMIHHHTTTGSNRDDGDDTTSESVNEEEEDDDDGGGLRMLHQPPVNQSTAAVSTSNHHNHNSSSSHPQQIHHRKSFPSGNKVFRAAPAAAPPAWKAADEMIGVSVPRKARSASTKRNHEWISGVVGVGGTGNDQIHRQSSDSPVRLASPAPAAPPSPSSSNVSVRKKMKASGGGSKPRPPKSSSKSSSSNPEELEIEIAEVLYGLMTQSQAPKKEIPSNDSNKLSSDTKSRVSSPISNSAALPQNSTSLSTVAPKRKRPRQVLENPVSSSIKTEIDHHQQQRHQSPKTDISSPYLENSSPASAAVGENGLSSFGFTTLPSQKAANSSQSSEPPVPVPQPPAEEERKCGAGAVLTKEEVEKESLLVKLNDGNSKVEAVITTAASSTVANLKLANPESQSKKDEKFEIDLMAPPPQQRTSHGSDGRDIDLSDHKEVAIQETSKIREDEKLRKSDINEQKVGVIQETGESSKQGINEEINIQLNIDLKKPNKGSASMVSGSSNPSLHQALKHPQLSAKSETHSEKTAQSSAMPMPMSVPNWPPVGYVAPLQGVISMDGNTMASAPFQPILTHPRPKRCATHCYIARNIHCNQQFMKMNPFWPAASGSATPMFGAKPCNLNVMPSTELHANIPQSIQDKGQAVGILPGYTTGKDTKSSQPATITDPAQRKQQVLLQQTMPSVAPNNILHGPAFIFPFNQQQAVAAASASVRPGPSKLTTSTAAGGLGAASGAANSATVTSSTTAVAPALSFNYPNINANETQYLAILQNNPYSFPMPAVGAPPNYRPSPHAQAMPLFNGSFYSSQMIHPSQVPQQPQQATPPTQAQNHHPSQSQQTHQNSSGSTSSSQKHLQAQQRPQGIVAPAASGSGNIGSLHNSYHAAAHKSRSQQSSQQQQQNPHMNPALQVRHLENEVTGGEDSPSTADSRVSRAANTMSVYSHNFSMSGRSKAFPQMDHPNGALTKAAGAASANSSDKKQQQQQSQQQGLKRGGVESSLPPQAFAMSFAAPMNGTTGNISSMAQNHAIFQSLPESLRQSYMMAAPTAAAHQSQQKDFRISEEAARTGHDSSNADEDRKVSSGLTAKSGQSIAFSRPDLVADASGSNNRSSRSPMSSSMGAAAQSSHPLSAHYQPQQHALQLQKQQQQNQNMNNARAKNQASSNGSAYPEHLITSSSSMTAKFPNSISSFPLQTSNTSSSPVQSPQWRNPARGPTTSQVPSSLASATTTSSLKNNLHQSQQQSSRSHPHPHQQSHTQISFGTTTSQKPLSTASVQMQNQNPSSNSGNQSPSPPMLVGSPTASISKGVGGGTSQGSSLSSSQPAKNSPVVVTQRSSPGILGNPNSSNSTKSQQQLQQKQTLHQQKVQAMMMYGQPYMQVQQQAQAQAQQHAASSMSQAQMMMYTHPIRLQQQQQQQQQQQSSSQQSSSTAMLSLCPPVTHASTTTSDPAKAIAAATSMMNHPQYGAAAAQSSMPAGFPQYVHNSPAAAAVQVKPAEQKQPAA
- the LOC110936826 gene encoding protein TIME FOR COFFEE isoform X1, which produces MDRNREGRRATNLAALPNGLSSSRRRHRSSSLRDSPDEEGGAEVHESGRLRDRGVVKKDRGERDRERERERDRDRERERSSRSKRRRENRMIHHHTTTGSNRDDGDDTTSESVNEEEEDDDDGGGLRMLHQPPVNQSTAAVSTSNHHNHNSSSSHPQQIHHRKSFPSGNKVFRAAPAAAPPAWKAADEMIGVSVPRKARSASTKRNHEWISGVVGVGGTGNDQIHRQSSDSPVRLASPAPAAPPSPSSSNVSVRKKMKASGGGSKPRPPKSSSKSSSSNPEELEIEIAEVLYGLMTQSQAPKKEIPSNDSNKLSSDTKSRVSSPISNSAALPQNSTSLSTVAPKRKRPRQVLENPVSSSIKTEIDHHQQQRHQSPKTDISSPYLENSSPASAAVGENGLSSFGFTTLPSQKAANSSQSSEPPVPVPQPPAEEERKCGAGAVLTKEEVEKESLLVKLNDGNSKVEAVITTAASSTVANLKLANPESQSKKDEKFEIDLMAPPPQQRTSHGSDGRDIDLSDHKEVAIQLQETSKIREDEKLRKSDINEQKVGVIQETGESSKQGINEEINIQLNIDLKKPNKGSASMVSGSSNPSLHQALKHPQLSAKSETHSEKTAQSSAMPMPMSVPNWPPVGRYVAPLQGVISMDGNTMASAPFQPILTHPRPKRCATHCYIARNIHCNQQFMKMNPFWPAASGSATPMFGAKPCNLNVMPSTELHANIPQSIQDKGQAVGILPGYTTGKDTKSSQPATITDPAQRKQQVLLQQTMPSVAPNNILHGPAFIFPFNQQQAVAAASASVRPGPSKLTTSTAAGGLGAASGAANSATVTSSTTAVAPALSFNYPNINANETQYLAILQNNPYSFPMPAVGAPPNYRPSPHAQAMPLFNGSFYSSQMIHPSQVPQQPQQATPPTQAQNHHPSQSQQTHQNSSGSTSSSQKHLQAQQRPQGIVAPAASGSGNIGSLHNSYHAAAHKSRSQQSSQQQQQNPHMNPALQVRHLENEVTGGEDSPSTADSRVSRAANTMSVYSHNFSMSGRSKAFPQMDHPNGALTKAAGAASANSSDKKQQQQQSQQQGLKRGGVESSLPPQAFAMSFAAPMNGTTGNISSMAQNHAIFQSLPESLRQSYMMAAPTAAAHQSQQKDFRISEEAARTGHDSSNADEDRKVSSGLTAKSGQSIAFSRPDLVADASGSNNRSSRSPMSSSMGAAAQSSHPLSAHYQPQQHALQLQKQQQQNQNMNNARAKNQASSNGSAYPEHLITSSSSMTAKFPNSISSFPLQTSNTSSSPVQSPQWRNPARGPTTSQVPSSLASATTTSSLKNNLHQSQQQSSRSHPHPHQQSHTQISFGTTTSQKPLSTASVQMQNQNPSSNSGNQSPSPPMLVGSPTASISKGVGGGTSQGSSLSSSQPAKNSPVVVTQRSSPGILGNPNSSNSTKSQQQLQQKQTLHQQKVQAMMMYGQPYMQVQQQAQAQAQQHAASSMSQAQMMMYTHPIRLQQQQQQQQQQQSSSQQSSSTAMLSLCPPVTHASTTTSDPAKAIAAATSMMNHPQYGAAAAQSSMPAGFPQYVHNSPAAAAVQVKPAEQKQPAGNDNLRVSQPEKK
- the LOC110936826 gene encoding protein TIME FOR COFFEE isoform X5 codes for the protein MDRNREGRRATNLAALPNGLSSSRRRHRSSSLRDSPDEEGGAEVHESGRLRDRGVVKKDRGERDRERERERDRDRERERSSRSKRRRENRMIHHHTTTGSNRDDGDDTTSESVNEEEEDDDDGGGLRMLHQPPVNQSTAAVSTSNHHNHNSSSSHPQQIHHRKSFPSGNKVFRAAPAAAPPAWKAADEMIGVSVPRKARSASTKRNHEWISGVVGVGGTGNDQIHRQSSDSPVRLASPAPAAPPSPSSSNVSVRKKMKASGGGSKPRPPKSSSKSSSSNPEELEIEIAEVLYGLMTQSQAPKKEIPSNDSNKLSSDTKSRVSSPISNSAALPQNSTSLSTVAPKRKRPRQVLENPVSSSIKTEIDHHQQQRHQSPKTDISSPYLENSSPASAAVGENGLSSFGFTTLPSQKAANSSQSSEPPVPVPQPPAEEERKCGAGAVLTKEEVEKESLLVKLNDGNSKVEAVITTAASSTVANLKLANPESQSKKDEKFEIDLMAPPPQQRTSHGSDGRDIDLSDHKEVAIQLQETSKIREDEKLRKSDINEQKVGVIQETGESSKQGINEEINIQLNIDLKKPNKGSASMVSGSSNPSLHQALKHPQLSAKSETHSEKTAQSSAMPMPMSVPNWPPVGRYVAPLQGVISMDGNTMASAPFQPILTHPRPKRCATHCYIARNIHCNQQFMKMNPFWPAASGSATPMFGAKPCNLNVMPSTELHANIPQSIQDKGQAVGILPGYTTGKDTKSSQPATITDPAQRKQQVLLQQTMPSVAPNNILHGPAFIFPFNQQQAVAAASASVRPGPSKLTTSTAAGGLGAASGAANSATVTSSTTAVAPALSFNYPNINANETQYLAILQNNPYSFPMPAVGAPPNYRPSPHAQAMPLFNGSFYSSQMIHPSQVPQQPQQATPPTQAQNHHPSQSQQTHQNSSGSTSSSQKHLQAQQRPQGIVAPAASGSGNIGSLHNSYHAAAHKSRSQQSSQQQQQNPHMNPALQVRHLENEVTGGEDSPSTADSRVSRAANTMSVYSHNFSMSGRSKAFPQMDHPNGALTKAAGAASANSSDKKQQQQQSQQQGLKRGGVESSLPPQAFAMSFAAPMNGTTGNISSMAQNHAIFQSLPESLRQSYMMAAPTAAAHQSQQKDFRISEEAARTGHDSSNADEDRKVSSGLTAKSGQSIAFSRPDLVADASGSNNRSSRSPMSSSMGAAAQSSHPLSAHYQPQQHALQLQKQQQQNQNMNNARAKNQASSNGSAYPEHLITSSSSMTAKFPNSISSFPLQTSNTSSSPVQSPQWRNPARGPTTSQVPSSLASATTTSSLKNNLHQSQQQSSRSHPHPHQQSHTQISFGTTTSQKPLSTASVQMQNQNPSSNSGNQSPSPPMLVGSPTASISKGVGGGTSQGSSLSSSQPAKNSPVVVTQRSSPGILGNPNSSNSTKSQQQLQQKQTLHQQKVQAMMMYGQPYMQVQQQAQAQAQQHAASSMSQAQMMMYTHPIRLQQQQQQQQQQQSSSQQSSSTAMLSLCPPVTHASTTTSDPAKAIAAATSMMNHPQYGAAAAQSSMPAGFPQYVHNSPAAAAVQVKPAEQKQPAA
- the LOC110936826 gene encoding protein TIME FOR COFFEE isoform X3 — its product is MDRNREGRRATNLAALPNGLSSSRRRHRSSSLRDSPDEEGGAEVHESGRLRDRGVVKKDRGERDRERERERDRDRERERSSRSKRRRENRMIHHHTTTGSNRDDGDDTTSESVNEEEEDDDDGGGLRMLHQPPVNQSTAAVSTSNHHNHNSSSSHPQQIHHRKSFPSGNKVFRAAPAAAPPAWKAADEMIGVSVPRKARSASTKRNHEWISGVVGVGGTGNDQIHRQSSDSPVRLASPAPAAPPSPSSSNVSVRKKMKASGGGSKPRPPKSSSKSSSSNPEELEIEIAEVLYGLMTQSQAPKKEIPSNDSNKLSSDTKSRVSSPISNSAALPQNSTSLSTVAPKRKRPRQVLENPVSSSIKTEIDHHQQQRHQSPKTDISSPYLENSSPASAAVGENGLSSFGFTTLPSQKAANSSQSSEPPVPVPQPPAEEERKCGAGAVLTKEEVEKESLLVKLNDGNSKVEAVITTAASSTVANLKLANPESQSKKDEKFEIDLMAPPPQQRTSHGSDGRDIDLSDHKEVAIQETSKIREDEKLRKSDINEQKVGVIQETGESSKQGINEEINIQLNIDLKKPNKGSASMVSGSSNPSLHQALKHPQLSAKSETHSEKTAQSSAMPMPMSVPNWPPVGRYVAPLQGVISMDGNTMASAPFQPILTHPRPKRCATHCYIARNIHCNQQFMKMNPFWPAASGSATPMFGAKPCNLNVMPSTELHANIPQSIQDKGQAVGILPGYTTGKDTKSSQPATITDPAQRKQQVLLQQTMPSVAPNNILHGPAFIFPFNQQQAVAAASASVRPGPSKLTTSTAAGGLGAASGAANSATVTSSTTAVAPALSFNYPNINANETQYLAILQNNPYSFPMPAVGAPPNYRPSPHAQAMPLFNGSFYSSQMIHPSQVPQQPQQATPPTQAQNHHPSQSQQTHQNSSGSTSSSQKHLQAQQRPQGIVAPAASGSGNIGSLHNSYHAAAHKSRSQQSSQQQQQNPHMNPALQVRHLENEVTGGEDSPSTADSRVSRAANTMSVYSHNFSMSGRSKAFPQMDHPNGALTKAAGAASANSSDKKQQQQQSQQQGLKRGGVESSLPPQAFAMSFAAPMNGTTGNISSMAQNHAIFQSLPESLRQSYMMAAPTAAAHQSQQKDFRISEEAARTGHDSSNADEDRKVSSGLTAKSGQSIAFSRPDLVADASGSNNRSSRSPMSSSMGAAAQSSHPLSAHYQPQQHALQLQKQQQQNQNMNNARAKNQASSNGSAYPEHLITSSSSMTAKFPNSISSFPLQTSNTSSSPVQSPQWRNPARGPTTSQVPSSLASATTTSSLKNNLHQSQQQSSRSHPHPHQQSHTQISFGTTTSQKPLSTASVQMQNQNPSSNSGNQSPSPPMLVGSPTASISKGVGGGTSQGSSLSSSQPAKNSPVVVTQRSSPGILGNPNSSNSTKSQQQLQQKQTLHQQKVQAMMMYGQPYMQVQQQAQAQAQQHAASSMSQAQMMMYTHPIRLQQQQQQQQQQQSSSQQSSSTAMLSLCPPVTHASTTTSDPAKAIAAATSMMNHPQYGAAAAQSSMPAGFPQYVHNSPAAAAVQVKPAEQKQPAGNDNLRVSQPEKK